A region from the Streptomyces sp. 3214.6 genome encodes:
- a CDS encoding PIN domain-containing protein — translation MERLILDTGVLIAIERRQVSLDQALADDDDPAIAAITAAELLQGVELAGDTNRVARQSFVDTVLATIPVEEYTVDVARAHARLLAHVRRAGQPRGAHDLIIAATALTTARTVVTYDKRARFDDLPGVRVRQV, via the coding sequence GTGGAGCGACTGATCCTGGACACCGGCGTGCTGATCGCGATCGAGCGCCGGCAGGTCTCCCTCGATCAGGCGCTGGCCGACGACGACGATCCGGCGATCGCCGCCATCACAGCGGCGGAACTGCTCCAGGGGGTGGAACTGGCGGGCGACACTAATCGGGTTGCCCGCCAGTCCTTCGTCGACACCGTCCTCGCCACCATCCCGGTCGAGGAGTACACCGTGGACGTGGCCCGCGCGCACGCGCGGCTGCTCGCGCATGTCCGCAGGGCTGGCCAGCCCCGAGGTGCCCACGACCTGATCATCGCGGCCACCGCGCTGACCACCGCGCGTACCGTGGTCACCTACGACAAGCGAGCCCGCTTCGACGACCTTCCCGGAGTTCGGGTACGTCAGGTGTGA
- a CDS encoding type II toxin-antitoxin system Phd/YefM family antitoxin: MKTMTATEASRNFASVLDSAERGETIVITRGGKRLAVLAPAPKATGRAVKDALLRHVGTLDDAFEDDVTATRDLLTLDDPWSD, translated from the coding sequence ATGAAGACGATGACCGCTACCGAAGCATCACGGAACTTCGCCTCCGTGCTGGACAGTGCGGAACGCGGGGAAACCATTGTGATCACCCGTGGAGGCAAGCGTCTGGCCGTGCTGGCTCCCGCGCCCAAGGCCACGGGACGGGCGGTGAAGGACGCTCTCCTGCGTCATGTCGGCACCCTTGATGACGCCTTCGAGGACGACGTGACGGCCACCCGTGATCTGCTGACGCTGGACGATCCGTGGAGCGACTGA
- a CDS encoding N,N-dimethylformamidase beta subunit family domain-containing protein, with translation MPLPSGRTTTQNVFGYTDRFSARPGEHLSFHISCEGPSAYDAALVRLRHGYDGQAGPGFLETEVPSTIDGTYAGHYYACQPGSYVEVPDPRGLLADPDALVIRAAVFPTLPRDNRSGSLGAYRVSQSSVGFTGERQAVMGTWDEATMTGWALLLDDGKPSVVWSEGGQRRTLTLEQELTAHQWYRLEVELPRSAGQITLRQTPLDHCADRVAPAAAAAVPEQASAAASAVRTASSMPFRIGALARRDGDRLLAATAFNGKIGGVRIERAADDASEVREPVAAWHFGRSRRPDGLLLWDVVDEGPHMLHGRCVNAPVRGVTGPEFQGVVEDFRLAPDEFDAIHFHDDDIADAQWPAAFTFEVPEDLPSGVYAVRLRAEGIEQHVPFLVGPGRRRKDVAVLFPTATYLAYANDRIAFEADGMEMLLGHTPIVHKEDLVLQDHPEFGRSLYEIHNDGSGVVFGSVRRPLISLQPRYRASFMSEGPWGLPADLSLVHWLETAECEFDALTDEDLDREGHDLLRDYRVVITGSHPEYVTRRELDALEEFTANGGRLMYLGGNGFFATVSYDPDAPHLMELRRADGGTRPHQSPFAERRHTTSGEASGLWRNKGKAPQRLVGVGMAAQGFDRCTYYERLADSQDPRAAFIFDGVGENELLGDFGIIGGGAAGAEIDCWNPALGSPPGTLVLATSGPFSDNYLLVTEEIFEMLPGMGGTEQPAVRSDMVYCALEGGGGFFSVGSIAWTGSLSHNGYDNNIAKITGNVLRRFLDEKPLE, from the coding sequence ATGCCACTCCCCAGCGGCCGCACGACGACCCAGAACGTCTTCGGCTACACCGATCGCTTCTCCGCCCGTCCCGGCGAGCACCTGTCGTTCCACATCAGCTGTGAGGGCCCGTCGGCCTACGACGCCGCCCTGGTACGCCTGCGACACGGCTACGACGGGCAGGCGGGGCCGGGTTTCCTGGAGACCGAGGTCCCTTCCACCATCGATGGGACGTACGCGGGGCACTACTACGCCTGCCAGCCCGGCTCCTACGTCGAAGTCCCTGACCCGAGGGGCCTGCTGGCGGACCCCGACGCGCTGGTCATCCGCGCCGCCGTCTTCCCGACGCTTCCGCGTGACAACCGTTCAGGGAGCCTGGGCGCCTATCGGGTCAGCCAGAGCTCCGTCGGCTTCACCGGCGAGCGCCAGGCGGTCATGGGCACCTGGGACGAGGCGACCATGACCGGCTGGGCCCTGCTGCTCGATGACGGCAAGCCGTCCGTCGTATGGAGCGAGGGCGGTCAGCGGCGGACCCTCACCCTGGAACAGGAGCTGACGGCCCACCAGTGGTACCGGCTCGAGGTCGAACTGCCGCGGTCGGCGGGGCAGATCACCCTGCGGCAGACCCCGCTGGACCACTGCGCGGACCGGGTGGCACCGGCCGCCGCAGCCGCCGTACCCGAGCAGGCGAGCGCAGCCGCCTCGGCAGTCCGGACGGCTTCCTCGATGCCGTTCCGTATCGGCGCGCTGGCTCGCAGGGATGGTGACCGGCTGCTCGCGGCGACCGCGTTCAACGGGAAGATCGGTGGCGTCCGTATCGAACGCGCCGCCGATGATGCCTCCGAGGTGCGTGAGCCGGTGGCTGCCTGGCACTTCGGCCGCAGCCGGCGCCCCGACGGGCTGCTGCTGTGGGATGTGGTCGACGAGGGGCCTCACATGCTGCACGGCCGCTGTGTCAACGCGCCCGTCCGGGGCGTCACCGGGCCCGAGTTCCAAGGTGTCGTGGAGGACTTCCGGCTTGCGCCCGACGAGTTCGACGCCATCCACTTCCACGACGACGACATCGCTGACGCCCAGTGGCCCGCGGCGTTCACCTTCGAGGTGCCCGAGGACCTGCCCAGCGGCGTCTACGCGGTGCGGCTGCGGGCCGAGGGCATCGAGCAGCACGTGCCCTTCCTCGTCGGGCCGGGCCGCCGCCGCAAGGACGTCGCCGTCCTGTTCCCCACGGCGACCTACTTGGCGTATGCCAACGACAGGATCGCATTCGAGGCGGACGGCATGGAGATGCTCCTCGGGCACACGCCCATCGTCCACAAGGAAGACCTGGTCCTGCAGGACCACCCCGAGTTCGGCCGTTCCCTCTACGAGATCCACAACGACGGGTCCGGCGTGGTGTTCGGCAGCGTCCGCCGTCCGCTGATCAGCCTGCAGCCGCGGTACCGCGCCTCGTTCATGAGCGAAGGCCCCTGGGGCCTGCCCGCCGACCTGTCCCTCGTGCACTGGCTGGAGACCGCGGAGTGCGAGTTCGACGCCCTCACGGACGAGGACCTCGACCGGGAAGGCCACGACCTGCTGCGCGACTACCGCGTCGTGATCACCGGAAGCCACCCCGAATACGTCACGCGGCGCGAGCTCGACGCCCTTGAGGAGTTCACCGCGAACGGCGGCCGGCTGATGTACCTGGGCGGCAACGGCTTCTTCGCGACCGTCTCCTACGACCCCGACGCCCCGCACCTGATGGAGCTGCGCCGGGCCGACGGCGGCACCCGCCCCCACCAGTCACCCTTCGCCGAACGCCGCCACACCACCTCGGGCGAGGCCAGCGGCCTGTGGCGCAACAAGGGCAAGGCCCCGCAGCGTCTGGTAGGAGTCGGCATGGCGGCCCAGGGCTTCGACCGCTGCACCTACTACGAGCGCCTTGCGGACAGCCAGGATCCGCGTGCGGCCTTCATCTTCGACGGCGTCGGTGAGAACGAGCTCCTGGGAGACTTCGGCATCATCGGCGGCGGCGCGGCCGGCGCCGAGATCGACTGCTGGAACCCGGCGCTCGGCTCGCCGCCCGGAACCCTGGTCCTGGCCACCTCCGGGCCCTTCTCCGACAACTACCTGCTGGTGACCGAGGAGATCTTCGAAATGCTCCCGGGGATGGGCGGAACCGAGCAGCCGGCGGTCCGCTCGGACATGGTCTACTGCGCGCTGGAGGGCGGCGGCGGATTCTTCTCGGTCGGATCCATCGCCTGGACCGGGTCGCTTTCCCACAACGGGTACGACAACAACATCGCGAAGATCACAGGCAACGTACTGCGGCGCTTCCTCGACGAGAAGCCGCTGGAGTAG
- a CDS encoding helix-turn-helix transcriptional regulator has protein sequence MKPSHTRVLAEAAYAAGARDRHEAAMTVLRLLEPVTHHDAGALMIWDPTDHAHRALAAVTYGDETVAALGDRYATSAENRPVRERHLPMRIDDMPGDYRVSPMYREVLRPAGFEDGMTACLFSDSGVYTGMLHFSAAARGAFRDDAFELLKALAPALARMCDVGRRQTTRCAIPSGANATLIDHTGRAWAVESCAPALAPTQPDFTGFLHRFMASPQVAATGLQASSEGWLTLQVLKVADPLGRPEPAVLVQELPTAGLPHSLSPREYDILNGMAAGFSNQQLASQRDVSLRTVTTHVERILHKMGQPSRAGAVASALRDGILRLDR, from the coding sequence ATGAAGCCATCCCACACCCGAGTCCTGGCCGAGGCTGCCTATGCAGCCGGAGCCCGTGACCGGCACGAGGCCGCGATGACGGTATTGAGGCTGCTCGAGCCGGTGACTCATCACGACGCCGGCGCCCTCATGATCTGGGACCCGACGGACCATGCGCACCGCGCGCTCGCTGCGGTCACCTACGGCGACGAAACAGTTGCCGCACTGGGTGACCGTTATGCGACGAGCGCCGAGAACCGGCCGGTCCGGGAGCGGCACCTGCCGATGCGGATCGACGACATGCCAGGCGACTACCGAGTGTCCCCGATGTACCGAGAGGTGCTCAGACCTGCCGGCTTCGAAGACGGCATGACCGCATGCCTCTTCTCGGACAGCGGGGTGTACACGGGCATGCTGCACTTCTCCGCGGCGGCGCGCGGCGCGTTCCGTGATGACGCGTTCGAACTCCTCAAGGCATTGGCGCCTGCGCTGGCGCGGATGTGCGACGTGGGTCGACGGCAGACCACCCGATGCGCCATACCCTCGGGAGCGAACGCCACCCTGATCGACCACACCGGCCGTGCCTGGGCCGTCGAGTCGTGCGCCCCGGCGCTCGCGCCCACGCAGCCCGACTTCACCGGCTTCCTGCACCGCTTCATGGCCTCGCCGCAGGTCGCCGCCACCGGGCTGCAGGCGTCGAGCGAAGGATGGCTCACGCTGCAGGTCCTGAAGGTGGCCGATCCGCTGGGACGGCCGGAGCCGGCCGTACTGGTGCAGGAGCTTCCGACAGCCGGCCTGCCCCATTCCCTCTCGCCGCGCGAGTACGACATCCTGAACGGGATGGCAGCGGGGTTCTCGAACCAGCAGCTGGCATCGCAGCGAGACGTCTCCCTGCGCACGGTGACCACGCACGTGGAGCGGATCCTCCACAAGATGGGGCAGCCGTCGCGCGCCGGCGCGGTGGCGTCGGCGCTGCGCGACGGGATTCTGCGCCTGGACCGCTGA
- a CDS encoding APC family permease encodes MNVPEAPQAVPERPDGAYDDSDRLHELGYEQELARTLSLADVVIYGLIYMVPLAPVAVFGIVYNMAAGAVAAVYVVAAIAMLFSAISYKEMAVRFPVAGSVYSYVRMGSNRFLGFVSGWAILLDYLLLPALLCVFAASAMTGVVSWVPAWIWVVIFVAATALINIMGISVTATMNKIFLCIQLVVLAVFLVWAAVLILQGRAHLSLNPFVPADGGSWSLVLGAVPVAALSYIGFDAISTLNEEAEGGGRTVSKATMIVLYQVTALFVVQVFVAGMLVPSGTEFADGDPVNNAFYNVVGTAMAGWFKTVVLLTAALIAIFANTIASNATSARLVFSMARDGQLPKFLSRVSDRHQVPLNAMIFIAVLSVGVGILGVEQAGLLTTLVTFGAITAYVLLHVSVFTHFVVRGGSRRFFVHWVSPILGAALLLVALWNADSNAKIVGSCWLVIGLGVAAYFKLTGRALGGSDA; translated from the coding sequence ATGAACGTTCCAGAAGCTCCGCAAGCAGTGCCCGAAAGACCTGACGGCGCGTATGACGACAGCGACCGGCTGCACGAGCTCGGTTACGAGCAGGAGCTCGCCCGCACGCTCAGCCTGGCCGACGTCGTCATCTATGGCCTGATCTACATGGTGCCGCTCGCCCCCGTCGCGGTGTTCGGCATCGTCTACAACATGGCCGCCGGCGCGGTCGCCGCGGTGTACGTGGTGGCCGCGATCGCGATGCTGTTCAGTGCCATCAGCTACAAGGAGATGGCGGTCCGGTTCCCGGTCGCAGGCTCGGTCTACAGCTACGTGCGGATGGGCAGCAACCGCTTCCTCGGGTTCGTCTCCGGGTGGGCCATCCTGCTCGACTACCTGCTGCTGCCCGCGCTGCTGTGCGTCTTCGCAGCCAGCGCGATGACCGGAGTGGTCTCCTGGGTGCCCGCCTGGATCTGGGTGGTGATCTTCGTCGCCGCGACCGCCCTGATCAACATCATGGGCATCAGCGTCACCGCGACGATGAACAAGATCTTCCTCTGCATCCAGCTGGTCGTGCTGGCCGTGTTCCTGGTCTGGGCGGCCGTACTCATCCTCCAGGGCCGGGCGCATCTGTCGCTCAACCCGTTCGTCCCCGCCGACGGCGGCTCCTGGTCCCTGGTCCTCGGTGCGGTCCCCGTCGCCGCCCTGAGCTACATCGGCTTCGACGCCATCTCGACACTGAACGAGGAGGCCGAGGGCGGGGGCAGGACCGTCTCCAAGGCCACCATGATCGTCCTCTACCAGGTGACCGCGCTGTTCGTCGTACAGGTCTTCGTGGCGGGCATGCTGGTCCCGAGCGGGACGGAATTCGCCGACGGGGACCCGGTCAACAACGCCTTCTACAACGTGGTGGGCACGGCCATGGCGGGCTGGTTCAAAACGGTCGTCCTGCTGACCGCTGCCCTGATCGCGATCTTCGCCAACACCATCGCCTCCAACGCCACCTCCGCCCGCCTGGTCTTCAGCATGGCCCGCGACGGACAGCTGCCGAAGTTCCTGTCGCGGGTCAGCGACAGGCACCAGGTCCCCCTCAACGCGATGATCTTCATCGCAGTCCTGTCGGTAGGAGTCGGCATTCTCGGCGTGGAGCAGGCGGGACTGCTGACCACCCTGGTGACCTTCGGCGCGATCACCGCCTACGTCCTCCTCCACGTCAGCGTCTTCACCCACTTCGTCGTCCGAGGCGGCAGCCGCCGCTTCTTCGTCCACTGGGTCTCCCCGATCCTCGGCGCCGCACTCCTCCTGGTCGCGCTGTGGAACGCGGACTCCAACGCCAAGATCGTCGGCTCGTGCTGGCTCGTCATCGGCCTCGGCGTGGCGGCGTACTTCAAGCTCACCGGCCGTGCGCTCGGTGGCTCCGACGCCTGA